A stretch of Gemmatimonas aurantiaca T-27 DNA encodes these proteins:
- a CDS encoding sigma-70 family RNA polymerase sigma factor, with product MTDLRIAREAALLEGMRRGEHDAAAALYDLYSPMLLALALRICGQQPDAEEVVLDTFMQAWRDAHRYDASRATVAGWLTTIARSRALDHVRARVRRQHASDAAEQRHIDEPMIATILPADSALEHAEQGAAVRRAMASLSDKQRCVIELAFYEGLTHAEIATRLMEPLGTIKTRIRLGMTRLRDALGPLAVEGHA from the coding sequence ATGACCGATCTTCGAATCGCACGCGAGGCGGCTTTGCTCGAAGGGATGCGCCGCGGTGAGCATGACGCCGCCGCGGCGCTGTATGATCTATACAGTCCCATGCTCCTGGCCCTGGCCCTGCGCATCTGCGGACAACAGCCGGACGCGGAAGAAGTGGTGCTGGATACATTCATGCAGGCGTGGCGCGATGCGCATCGATACGATGCCAGCCGCGCCACGGTTGCTGGGTGGTTGACCACCATTGCCCGTTCGCGGGCATTGGATCACGTGCGCGCGCGAGTGCGCCGACAGCACGCGTCCGACGCTGCCGAACAGCGACACATCGACGAGCCGATGATCGCCACCATCCTCCCGGCCGACTCGGCCCTTGAACATGCCGAACAGGGCGCCGCCGTACGACGGGCCATGGCATCGCTCTCCGACAAACAACGCTGCGTGATCGAGTTGGCCTTCTACGAAGGACTCACACACGCAGAGATCGCCACGCGACTGATGGAACCACTGGGTACGATCAAGACCCGCATTCGACTGGGGATGACGCGACTGCGCGATGCACTCGGTCCTCTCGCTGTGGAGGGCCACGCGTGA
- a CDS encoding YoaK family protein, producing MPLDLARKLTGRERTDAADRLLGMTLAFVAGATNAGAFLAVRQYTSHMTGIFSSLADAVVLRAWSVALGAVGALLSFLVGAAVCALLVNFGHRHRWRSVYATPLLIEAILMLLFGVLGARLAHVSGLFVPFTIMLLCFMMGLQNAVITKISRSVIRTTHVTGMITDLGIEFGRLLYVNMPSTGALPVRADRTRMRLLGSLLLAFFLGGILGAIGFQRLGYAATIPLAVTLGALSAVPAFDDLSASWHEP from the coding sequence ATGCCTCTCGATCTGGCGCGAAAGCTGACGGGGCGCGAGCGCACGGACGCGGCGGATCGCCTGTTGGGCATGACGCTGGCCTTTGTGGCTGGCGCGACCAATGCAGGCGCCTTTCTGGCCGTGCGGCAGTACACCTCGCACATGACGGGCATCTTTTCCAGTCTGGCGGACGCAGTCGTACTGCGCGCCTGGTCGGTCGCGCTGGGTGCTGTGGGTGCGCTGCTGTCCTTTCTGGTTGGGGCGGCCGTTTGTGCACTGCTCGTGAACTTCGGCCATCGCCATCGCTGGCGAAGTGTCTATGCGACGCCCCTGCTGATCGAGGCGATCCTCATGCTGCTCTTTGGCGTGCTCGGCGCACGACTGGCGCACGTCTCTGGGCTGTTCGTCCCGTTCACCATCATGCTGCTGTGTTTCATGATGGGTCTACAGAATGCGGTCATCACCAAGATCTCCCGTTCGGTCATCCGCACCACCCATGTGACCGGGATGATTACCGACCTCGGTATCGAATTTGGGCGATTGCTCTATGTGAACATGCCGAGCACCGGTGCATTGCCGGTTCGGGCCGACCGCACGCGCATGCGCCTGTTGGGATCGTTGCTGCTCGCCTTTTTCCTCGGCGGCATACTCGGTGCGATTGGATTCCAACGACTCGGGTATGCCGCCACCATTCCGCTGGCGGTCACGCTGGGCGCGCTGAGCGCCGTGCCGGCCTTCGACGATCTCAGCGCATCCTGGCACGAACCCTGA
- a CDS encoding patatin-like phospholipase family protein gives MALVLAGGGAKGMAHVGVIQHLDSLGIYPDLVVGTSIGALVGAMYASGWDAEALESFVFRFNVGRYIGGYAPSAPRALGPVLPLLTWNEGAGGGFDFSTSAVREGNVNLIASAMLLAGNLRAAGDFDRLPTPFRAVAADLRTGDPIVLRSGDLAEAVRASFAIPLVFQPLVIDGRVLVDGGVAENAPVAVARTEGATRVILSEMADTLATAVERGTTGTVASSLMRFLFSRNRPEMRPGDLRITSNTTGTSSLDFSDATMKLMIERGREAARRAIPSAECLPTKRRVVPDLPPFAARRFTSQTTNAEQRLSHIIFGDISPNEVSLDTVMTRIVRVSEGERLNALWISPERVTVSRPSSEAVTGTDSVLIHPRLVFAPRRSLVAGLIYDGELGGRAWLGGVDRNLIGWPLEFAARGALGRYRQDVLVGLRRNDQYIELTRSPFLEATIARERVRLFLPEDRRIEIPDALLPAFSDQKLRIGMEQPLGRRWTLQAAGLARRVTTLEDETDSTVFEFADRALHVLGGTVSFVRVRSDPRFVPRVDLEYTNKYTRLQAVTASTFTKGLFDIAMSSRIVWADRELPLMDATTLGGEEGFAGLRIFEQRGMAELSTAFEISRPVLGPLALQLTVQGGQVSEDQYRPLSGEWIAGTRLGLGAATPIGPLRVQYGVNSRQDHRWFVRIGRWF, from the coding sequence GTGGCCCTCGTGCTCGCCGGCGGCGGCGCCAAGGGCATGGCGCACGTCGGCGTGATCCAACATCTCGATTCACTCGGCATCTATCCCGACCTCGTGGTCGGTACCAGCATCGGTGCCCTCGTCGGCGCGATGTACGCCAGCGGTTGGGATGCCGAGGCACTCGAATCGTTTGTCTTCCGCTTCAACGTGGGACGGTACATCGGCGGCTACGCGCCCTCGGCGCCACGGGCCTTGGGGCCGGTGTTGCCACTGCTCACCTGGAACGAAGGTGCCGGCGGTGGTTTCGATTTCTCCACCTCTGCCGTGCGTGAAGGCAATGTGAACCTCATTGCCTCGGCGATGCTGTTGGCCGGCAATCTGCGCGCCGCTGGCGATTTCGATCGCCTGCCCACGCCGTTCCGCGCCGTGGCGGCCGACCTGCGCACCGGCGACCCCATCGTGTTGCGCAGTGGCGATCTGGCCGAGGCGGTGCGTGCAAGCTTCGCCATTCCGCTGGTGTTTCAGCCACTGGTGATCGATGGGCGTGTGCTGGTGGACGGCGGCGTAGCCGAGAACGCGCCGGTGGCCGTGGCCCGTACCGAGGGCGCTACGCGAGTGATATTGAGTGAGATGGCCGACACGCTCGCCACGGCCGTTGAGCGTGGTACCACGGGCACCGTGGCGTCGTCGCTCATGCGCTTCCTGTTTTCGCGCAACCGCCCCGAGATGCGCCCCGGCGATCTGCGCATCACCAGCAACACCACCGGAACATCGTCGCTCGATTTTTCCGACGCCACGATGAAGCTGATGATCGAACGCGGTCGGGAAGCAGCACGACGTGCCATTCCATCGGCCGAGTGCCTGCCGACGAAGCGGCGTGTGGTTCCCGATTTGCCGCCATTTGCCGCGCGGCGGTTTACCTCGCAGACCACCAACGCTGAACAACGCCTCTCGCACATCATCTTCGGGGACATCTCTCCCAACGAGGTGTCGCTCGATACGGTCATGACGCGCATCGTGCGTGTGAGCGAAGGCGAACGCCTGAACGCGCTCTGGATTTCACCGGAACGGGTCACGGTCAGTCGCCCGTCGTCGGAGGCGGTGACCGGCACAGACAGCGTGCTCATTCATCCACGACTGGTGTTTGCACCGCGTCGTTCACTCGTCGCAGGTCTCATCTATGACGGGGAACTCGGAGGCCGCGCGTGGCTGGGCGGCGTCGATCGCAACCTGATCGGCTGGCCGCTCGAGTTTGCGGCCCGTGGAGCACTCGGTCGATATCGTCAGGACGTGCTCGTCGGATTGCGGCGCAACGATCAATACATCGAACTCACCCGCAGCCCATTCCTCGAAGCCACCATCGCGCGCGAACGGGTACGGCTCTTCCTGCCGGAAGATCGGCGCATCGAAATTCCCGATGCCCTGTTGCCGGCGTTCAGCGACCAGAAGCTGCGCATCGGTATGGAACAACCACTCGGTCGTCGGTGGACATTGCAGGCGGCCGGCCTGGCACGCCGAGTCACCACGCTCGAAGATGAAACCGACAGCACGGTGTTCGAGTTCGCAGATCGCGCGCTTCACGTACTGGGCGGTACGGTGAGCTTTGTGCGTGTCCGGTCCGACCCTCGGTTCGTGCCGCGCGTGGATCTCGAATACACCAACAAGTACACGCGCCTGCAGGCGGTCACGGCGTCGACGTTCACGAAGGGCCTGTTCGACATCGCCATGTCGTCACGCATCGTCTGGGCCGATCGTGAGCTGCCACTCATGGACGCCACCACCCTGGGCGGCGAAGAGGGCTTCGCGGGCCTGCGCATCTTCGAGCAACGTGGTATGGCCGAATTGTCCACCGCCTTCGAAATCTCGCGGCCGGTGCTCGGCCCGTTGGCGTTGCAACTCACCGTGCAGGGCGGTCAGGTGTCGGAGGACCAGTATCGCCCGCTGTCGGGTGAGTGGATTGCCGGCACGCGCCTCGGCCTGGGCGCGGCCACGCCCATTGGGCCGCTACGGGTGCAGTACGGCGTGAACAGCCGGCAGGATCACCGCTGGTTCGTGCGCATCGGCCGCTGGTTCTGA
- a CDS encoding LemA family protein: MLFTLFILFVALAVYTVRRYNALQTLAHGVREAHANVMASMKKRLDLVNKLVDIAKGYADHEKLTHLTIANNGADATMGEAAAASGVLTQVMRMATQYPELKANAAYQQLMAQLDLIESDLQSKREAYNAMVRVYNSSIGQLPISLYAKQLGFNSAPYFDVENADSLEKMRDFHNEDAEHLKQMFAQGTKRVADSGRRMADESVRLGKLAVEKGVEKSLEMQQRHQNSSAAADAPTDRAS; this comes from the coding sequence ATGCTCTTCACCCTGTTCATTCTGTTCGTGGCGCTCGCCGTCTACACGGTGCGACGCTACAACGCGCTGCAGACCTTGGCGCACGGTGTTCGCGAGGCGCATGCGAACGTGATGGCATCCATGAAGAAACGTCTCGACCTCGTGAACAAACTGGTCGACATCGCCAAGGGATACGCCGATCACGAGAAGCTCACTCACCTGACCATCGCCAACAACGGTGCCGATGCCACGATGGGTGAGGCGGCGGCCGCGTCGGGTGTGCTCACGCAGGTGATGCGCATGGCCACGCAGTATCCCGAACTCAAGGCCAACGCGGCGTACCAGCAGCTCATGGCGCAGCTCGACCTGATCGAGTCCGACCTGCAGTCGAAGCGCGAGGCCTACAACGCCATGGTGCGCGTGTACAACTCGTCCATCGGTCAGTTGCCGATCAGTCTCTACGCCAAGCAACTGGGCTTCAATTCGGCGCCGTATTTCGACGTGGAGAACGCCGACTCATTGGAGAAGATGCGCGATTTCCACAACGAAGACGCCGAACACCTCAAGCAGATGTTCGCGCAGGGCACCAAGCGCGTGGCCGACAGTGGTCGGCGCATGGCCGACGAATCCGTGCGCCTCGGCAAACTGGCCGTGGAAAAAGGAGTGGAGAAAAGTCTCGAGATGCAGCAGCGGCACCAGAACTCCAGCGCCGCTGCCGATGCACCAACCGATCGTGCGTCGTAG
- a CDS encoding M28 family peptidase — MRRPLRLLPLALTLALHPVVAPSLGAQEKEDRTLLNWEQMRAIIMEASGERAMHHVMEFVPYQRVRQAAEYTTGPFRESRATVEMAKQYGFSSANIETFPSAALWQPSKGQLWVSEKNGPRKLHDIFDTPVALGTNTPTGDISGDLVDVGNGSRPEDYAGKDLKGKVVMGSAPLNTLQRMAVFERGAVGVLSWNSMRPIQQPDIMVSSAIVAGAMSGGNSGFGWLVTTRQARDLQVRLERGEQITVRSVVEAQTFPGRQEVIHLTIDGDGSTNQDVVVSAHIFEGLIKQGANDDNSGAALILEMGRSYIELIKAGKLPKPKRTIHFLFVQEIAGTNAWLNAHPDLKKRIIADLNYDMEGLRLTTAGATWLLMRSPDSFPSFLNDICQNFMEFVSEITRERVRYRHNGYAPALDVLSPNGSRDPFYIKIDKYYGASDHATYMQHGIPAVIFNTWPDPWYHSSQDTPDKLDPTQFKRAAVVSIGAMTVLAAADDNMALRVAADVLGRGAERMAANQRKGLSYIGDITSADQLAQAYTDAKATVRHQANIEKSVIKSVSVLFADPVAAEKRLTTTYIPLIDARAASLLAEVKATFTMAASAWKVAATEPAMSALEQEAGRTLVQRTPPAAGAAPAGPGGGGGGGRPAPTPTRIPQHMTGELNAVVGRGMSVLDIRDFISGQFEPVPLQDVWDHIKNMEKAGTVTLTAGPVRRTR, encoded by the coding sequence ATGCGTCGCCCCCTTCGGCTGCTGCCACTCGCCCTGACCCTTGCCCTTCATCCGGTTGTTGCGCCCTCACTGGGTGCACAGGAGAAGGAAGACCGCACGCTGCTCAACTGGGAGCAAATGCGTGCCATCATCATGGAAGCATCGGGCGAGCGCGCGATGCATCACGTGATGGAGTTCGTTCCGTACCAGCGCGTGCGACAGGCGGCGGAATACACCACCGGCCCGTTCCGGGAAAGCCGCGCCACGGTCGAAATGGCCAAACAGTACGGGTTCTCGTCTGCCAACATCGAGACGTTCCCGTCGGCCGCCCTCTGGCAGCCGTCGAAAGGACAGCTCTGGGTGTCGGAAAAGAACGGTCCGCGCAAACTGCACGACATCTTCGACACACCCGTCGCACTCGGCACCAACACACCAACCGGCGACATCTCCGGTGATCTGGTCGACGTGGGCAATGGCAGTCGCCCCGAGGACTACGCCGGCAAGGATCTCAAGGGCAAAGTGGTGATGGGCAGCGCGCCACTCAACACACTGCAGCGTATGGCGGTGTTCGAGCGTGGCGCCGTGGGAGTGCTGTCATGGAATTCCATGCGCCCCATTCAGCAGCCCGACATCATGGTATCGTCGGCCATCGTGGCCGGTGCCATGTCCGGTGGGAACTCGGGTTTTGGTTGGCTGGTGACCACGCGTCAGGCGCGCGATCTGCAGGTGCGCCTCGAGCGCGGCGAGCAGATCACGGTGCGTTCGGTGGTGGAAGCGCAGACCTTCCCGGGTCGTCAGGAAGTCATCCATCTCACCATCGATGGCGACGGCAGCACCAATCAGGATGTGGTGGTTTCGGCGCACATCTTCGAAGGGCTGATCAAGCAGGGCGCCAACGACGACAACTCGGGCGCCGCGCTCATTCTGGAGATGGGTCGCTCGTACATCGAGTTGATCAAGGCCGGCAAGCTGCCCAAGCCCAAGCGCACGATCCATTTCCTGTTCGTACAGGAAATCGCGGGCACCAACGCGTGGCTGAATGCGCACCCGGATCTCAAGAAGCGCATCATCGCCGATCTCAACTACGACATGGAAGGACTGCGGCTCACCACCGCTGGTGCCACGTGGTTGCTGATGCGCTCCCCCGACTCGTTTCCGTCGTTCCTGAACGATATCTGCCAGAACTTCATGGAGTTCGTTTCGGAGATCACGCGTGAACGTGTGCGCTATCGCCACAACGGGTATGCGCCGGCACTCGACGTGCTCTCACCGAACGGCAGCCGCGATCCGTTCTACATCAAGATCGACAAGTACTACGGCGCCTCCGATCACGCGACGTACATGCAACACGGCATTCCCGCAGTGATCTTCAATACGTGGCCGGATCCCTGGTACCACTCGTCGCAGGACACACCCGACAAGCTCGACCCGACGCAGTTCAAGCGCGCGGCGGTGGTGAGCATTGGCGCGATGACAGTACTGGCCGCCGCCGATGACAACATGGCACTGCGTGTCGCCGCCGATGTGCTGGGCCGCGGCGCCGAGCGTATGGCTGCCAATCAGCGCAAGGGACTGAGCTACATCGGTGACATCACCAGTGCCGACCAGCTCGCACAGGCGTATACCGATGCCAAGGCCACCGTGCGGCATCAGGCCAACATCGAGAAGTCGGTGATCAAGTCGGTGAGTGTGCTGTTTGCCGACCCGGTTGCCGCCGAAAAGCGCCTGACGACGACGTACATCCCATTGATCGATGCCCGTGCCGCATCGCTGCTGGCGGAAGTAAAGGCCACATTCACCATGGCGGCTTCGGCCTGGAAGGTCGCGGCTACCGAACCCGCGATGTCGGCGCTCGAACAGGAAGCCGGTCGCACGCTCGTGCAGCGCACGCCGCCAGCCGCGGGCGCGGCACCGGCCGGTCCTGGCGGTGGTGGTGGCGGCGGACGTCCGGCGCCCACGCCAACGCGCATTCCGCAGCACATGACCGGCGAGCTCAATGCCGTGGTTGGTCGCGGGATGTCGGTGCTCGACATCCGCGACTTCATCTCGGGCCAGTTCGAGCCCGTGCCGCTCCAGGATGTGTGGGATCACATCAAGAACATGGAGAAGGCAGGCACGGTGACACTCACGGCCGGACCGGTGAGACGCACCCGGTGA
- a CDS encoding anti-sigma factor — translation MNPLTIDDARALLPAFALDALDGAEQEAMLDALQRFPELHAELDTFVKTVHTLGTTETVAPAPDLRERFLHRLANDDVDAVPTTPAPVASASPARVRQQAPVHSKWRRVVPFIALTALAATVVVLVRTQASLRSELDAARTAYTKGQSTIAERDQALAEKEAVLRTLLGGGDALLVVNMGVPNATGPGMQFFWNVKDGRGVLHAFRLPQTAQGRAYQLWLIRDGQPVPSRVFTPDGDGSTTLFDIELPQSTTGVTAVAVTEEPAGGSKLPTTQPFLVGTVSTRSQ, via the coding sequence GTGAATCCGCTCACGATCGACGACGCGCGCGCACTCCTGCCCGCGTTTGCACTCGATGCGTTGGATGGGGCCGAGCAGGAAGCCATGCTCGACGCCTTGCAGCGCTTTCCGGAACTGCACGCCGAACTGGATACGTTCGTGAAGACCGTACACACACTAGGCACCACGGAAACCGTCGCCCCGGCCCCCGATCTGCGGGAGCGTTTCCTGCACCGTCTGGCCAACGACGACGTGGACGCAGTGCCGACAACACCCGCACCGGTTGCGAGTGCTTCACCAGCCCGTGTGCGGCAACAGGCGCCGGTGCATTCGAAATGGCGTCGTGTCGTTCCGTTCATCGCCCTGACGGCGCTCGCTGCCACCGTCGTGGTACTGGTGCGTACGCAGGCCTCGCTGCGTAGCGAGCTCGATGCCGCGCGCACGGCCTATACCAAGGGACAGTCGACCATCGCAGAACGCGATCAGGCGTTGGCCGAGAAGGAAGCGGTGCTGCGCACGCTGCTCGGTGGCGGTGATGCTCTGCTGGTCGTGAACATGGGCGTGCCCAACGCCACGGGCCCCGGCATGCAGTTCTTCTGGAACGTGAAGGATGGCCGTGGGGTGTTGCATGCCTTCCGCCTGCCACAGACGGCGCAGGGCCGGGCGTATCAGCTCTGGCTCATTCGTGACGGCCAGCCAGTGCCATCACGCGTGTTCACTCCAGATGGCGATGGCAGCACCACGCTGTTCGACATCGAGTTGCCACAATCCACCACCGGTGTCACCGCGGTGGCCGTGACCGAAGAACCGGCCGGTGGATCGAAACTGCCCACGACACAACCGTTCCTCGTAGGCACCGTGTCGACACGATCCCAGTAG